From a single Bacillus gobiensis genomic region:
- a CDS encoding DUF6518 family protein translates to MLSLFALGMLLGFKAKYSDTIPSNGIIGNVWCVISDITTRLGIWILLATIIAVWSRNPRIGALKVFVFFVGMLLIYYIFSMWLFGFFPTYYFIRWGLIALASPIGAYIVWFSRGNGWIAALCAALPISLLVSEGYPFFYMFVITLGFDILAVIILFLVLKMNKKQWLRVITSVLLIEFILIKSNALSYIFGGL, encoded by the coding sequence TTGCTGTCATTATTTGCTTTAGGCATGCTTCTTGGCTTTAAAGCCAAATATAGCGATACGATTCCGTCAAACGGGATAATTGGAAATGTATGGTGTGTTATCAGTGATATAACCACCAGATTAGGTATATGGATTCTGTTGGCTACAATTATTGCTGTATGGAGCAGGAATCCGAGAATTGGAGCGTTAAAAGTTTTTGTATTCTTTGTCGGAATGCTGTTGATATATTATATTTTTTCAATGTGGTTATTTGGTTTTTTCCCAACCTATTACTTTATCCGTTGGGGTCTAATTGCGTTAGCATCGCCAATAGGAGCCTATATCGTATGGTTTAGCAGAGGAAACGGATGGATTGCAGCGTTATGTGCCGCACTGCCTATTAGTTTGTTAGTTTCAGAGGGCTATCCGTTTTTTTATATGTTTGTAATCACTCTTGGGTTTGATATCTTGGCAGTAATCATATTATTTCTAGTTTTAAAAATGAATAAGAAACAATGGTTGCGAGTCATTACTTCGGTATTACTCATAGAGTTTATACTTATAAAATCAAATGCACTATCATACATATTTGGCGGTCTATAA
- a CDS encoding aldo/keto reductase — MENVKVLNNDVVIPSTGIGLWQVRNKDQVETTLSHAYETGYRLIDTAAAYGNEKEVGKTIKNLVLPREELFITTKLWNSDQGYQSTLQAFKKSMKLLQLDYLDLYLIHWAVQDKFLDSWRAMEKLYEEGYIRAIGVCNFQISHLDQLISNCNVLPVINQIEYHPYLVQNNLHDYCLNKNIQVEAWSPLGQGSLVHDRSLLAIAEKYNKSVAQVILKWHMHKGIIPIPKSSNPKRIKENFNIFDFSLNNEDIVSINKLNENRRFGPHPDHFHLVFG, encoded by the coding sequence ATGGAAAACGTAAAAGTACTAAATAATGATGTAGTTATCCCTTCAACAGGAATCGGTTTATGGCAGGTCAGGAACAAAGATCAAGTAGAAACGACTCTCTCTCACGCTTATGAGACAGGTTACAGGTTAATCGATACCGCAGCAGCATACGGGAATGAAAAGGAAGTCGGGAAAACAATTAAGAATCTCGTCCTGCCGAGAGAAGAACTATTTATAACTACTAAACTATGGAATTCAGATCAAGGATATCAATCTACATTGCAGGCGTTTAAGAAAAGCATGAAGCTCCTTCAGCTTGATTATTTGGATCTATACTTAATTCATTGGGCTGTTCAAGATAAATTTTTAGATAGCTGGAGAGCGATGGAGAAATTATATGAAGAAGGATATATCAGAGCCATCGGTGTATGTAATTTCCAAATCAGCCATTTGGATCAACTGATTTCCAATTGTAATGTGCTGCCTGTGATCAACCAAATTGAATATCATCCTTATTTAGTCCAAAATAATTTACACGATTATTGTCTAAACAAAAACATACAAGTAGAAGCATGGAGTCCATTAGGGCAAGGCAGTCTTGTACACGATCGTTCTCTTTTGGCTATAGCTGAAAAATACAATAAATCAGTTGCACAAGTTATCCTTAAGTGGCATATGCACAAAGGAATCATTCCTATACCTAAATCTTCAAACCCTAAAAGAATCAAGGAAAATTTTAATATTTTTGACTTCTCACTTAATAATGAAGATATTGTTTCAATTAACAAATTAAACGAAAATCGCCGGTTTGGACCGCATCCTGATCACTTTCATTTAGTATTTGGATAA
- a CDS encoding chorismate pyruvate-lyase family protein encodes MSTTQKEQSVLLEPLLNVLLKIDGSTTLALESMTQSELELQLISHTVVPEEQLPPEVKIAFTGNGPFIKRRTSLMIGNEMISENIVYYDLSLFSNGLSIDLNNGEVPIGKLIKSTEYRRDILFSGWISPQQIKSFGFTIGKRSPLKKYKIVKNNSCWFYIYELFNTDIIYQNLSPS; translated from the coding sequence ATGAGCACGACACAAAAAGAACAAAGCGTTCTGCTTGAACCTCTTTTAAATGTGCTTTTAAAAATTGACGGTTCGACAACATTAGCGTTGGAAAGCATGACTCAATCTGAACTGGAGCTGCAATTAATCAGCCATACGGTCGTTCCGGAAGAACAATTGCCTCCAGAGGTGAAAATAGCATTTACCGGTAATGGACCGTTTATCAAAAGAAGAACCAGTTTAATGATCGGTAATGAGATGATCTCTGAAAACATCGTATATTATGATTTGTCTCTTTTCTCAAACGGTTTATCGATTGACTTAAATAATGGTGAAGTACCTATTGGAAAGTTAATTAAAAGTACAGAGTATCGAAGAGACATTTTGTTTAGCGGATGGATTAGTCCGCAACAAATCAAATCATTTGGATTTACGATCGGCAAGAGATCTCCTTTGAAAAAATACAAGATCGTGAAAAACAATTCATGCTGGTTCTATATCTATGAACTTTTCAACACAGATATCATTTATCAAAATCTCAGCCCATCATGA